A section of the Deferrivibrio essentukiensis genome encodes:
- a CDS encoding molybdopterin-containing oxidoreductase family protein: protein MSFSNLKLSRRKFLAASGVTLAAASVANGLGTIKAVANEHAEGKSKSLGRKFVPSSCAMCVNKCGLVAEVVNGKIKKLNPNHKFFKSRSMLCARGNAGAEEPYNPDRLKAPLLRVGKRGEGQFKEISWDEAFKIVAKNLDEIKRKYENRSSVVFYSTEGFQEEFFHFLVQSYGSTNTVRHPTLCLASVIQGWSSVFGTYPDADMSQAEFVIMLGANRAESIVTPDTIDFQKNRPKGQQIVYVDPRYTFTATKADKWYPIKPGTDLAFILAITNVIVEEGLYDKEFVEKFTYGFDKLKEHIKPYTPEWAEKECEIPASEIRWTAHQFAKYAPRSLVYPGRRTSWYVNDTYMRRACGILTAIVGSWDVPGGIVPKSSIPLAKHDPVFPFFEMAEGRLDAKIGSLDSILPKDERTAAGLPTDSCTFLGEKDGSWITFREAALKGNVYPIKGMITYKQNPVESAPNRAKTLKMMEQMDFICTIDIQMSETAWYSDLVLPESTYLERWDPCHSLSGIWPIVTFRQPVIEPLFNTKSMHEIAAGIVNEMLKIPTLWDDADPADVEDFKATLVEEILNQPMEEFIKHQLSKYPGAFEQIKKEGVFYLSDKPQYGKMRKDNTRFKTKSGKIELYNLKYEEKGLDPLPVYRRPSQPEPGKYRFILGRHAWNTHAGTQNNGYLHQIEKENILWINTKEALRLGIKNGDYVIVKSKVGEQKVKAYVTEKIRPDCVFYSHGFGRISKGLSLVYNKGASQAAILEDKIEPISGNAAMHETFVEIKKA from the coding sequence ATGAGTTTTTCAAATTTAAAGCTAAGCAGAAGGAAGTTTTTAGCAGCTTCCGGTGTTACTTTAGCAGCTGCATCAGTAGCAAACGGACTTGGCACTATTAAAGCCGTTGCAAATGAGCATGCTGAAGGCAAGTCAAAGAGTTTAGGTCGCAAATTTGTTCCATCTTCCTGTGCTATGTGTGTCAACAAGTGTGGACTCGTAGCAGAAGTAGTAAATGGAAAAATTAAAAAGCTTAATCCTAACCATAAGTTTTTTAAGAGTAGGTCAATGCTTTGTGCCAGAGGGAATGCTGGTGCTGAAGAGCCTTATAATCCCGACAGATTAAAAGCTCCTCTATTGAGAGTTGGAAAAAGAGGGGAAGGCCAATTTAAAGAGATTTCATGGGATGAGGCATTTAAGATAGTTGCAAAGAATCTTGATGAAATCAAAAGAAAATATGAAAACAGGTCATCTGTCGTATTTTATTCAACTGAAGGATTCCAAGAAGAGTTTTTTCATTTCTTAGTCCAGTCTTATGGGTCTACAAACACTGTAAGGCACCCTACACTTTGTCTTGCTTCTGTTATTCAGGGTTGGTCATCTGTTTTTGGAACATATCCAGATGCTGACATGTCTCAAGCTGAATTTGTAATTATGCTTGGAGCAAACAGAGCTGAGTCAATTGTTACTCCTGATACTATTGACTTCCAAAAAAATAGACCGAAAGGGCAACAAATTGTTTATGTTGATCCAAGATATACTTTCACTGCCACAAAGGCTGATAAGTGGTACCCAATCAAGCCTGGTACTGACTTAGCTTTTATCTTAGCAATAACAAATGTTATAGTTGAAGAGGGACTTTACGATAAAGAATTTGTTGAAAAGTTTACATACGGTTTTGATAAACTCAAAGAGCATATAAAGCCTTATACTCCGGAATGGGCTGAAAAAGAGTGTGAGATTCCAGCCAGTGAAATTAGGTGGACAGCTCATCAATTTGCCAAATATGCCCCAAGAAGTCTTGTTTACCCAGGCAGAAGAACATCTTGGTATGTAAACGATACATATATGAGAAGAGCTTGTGGGATATTAACTGCAATAGTTGGCAGTTGGGATGTTCCTGGAGGTATTGTTCCGAAAAGTTCTATCCCTTTAGCAAAACATGACCCTGTATTTCCTTTCTTTGAAATGGCAGAGGGTAGATTGGATGCAAAAATAGGCTCATTGGACAGCATCCTTCCAAAAGATGAAAGGACTGCTGCTGGGCTTCCGACAGACTCCTGTACATTCCTTGGGGAAAAAGATGGTAGCTGGATAACATTTAGAGAAGCTGCTTTAAAAGGGAATGTATATCCTATAAAAGGGATGATTACATATAAACAAAACCCTGTTGAGTCTGCACCTAATAGAGCTAAGACTCTGAAAATGATGGAGCAGATGGACTTTATTTGCACAATTGATATTCAGATGTCTGAAACAGCTTGGTATTCTGACCTTGTTTTGCCTGAGTCAACATATCTTGAAAGATGGGACCCTTGCCATTCTTTATCAGGTATTTGGCCGATTGTTACGTTCAGACAGCCTGTAATCGAACCACTTTTTAATACAAAATCAATGCATGAGATTGCTGCAGGTATTGTGAATGAAATGTTAAAAATCCCAACTCTTTGGGATGATGCTGACCCTGCTGATGTAGAGGATTTTAAAGCTACATTAGTTGAAGAGATATTAAATCAACCTATGGAAGAATTTATTAAACATCAGTTATCAAAATATCCAGGAGCATTTGAACAGATAAAAAAAGAAGGAGTTTTCTACCTATCAGATAAGCCTCAATACGGCAAAATGAGAAAAGATAATACGAGGTTTAAGACAAAGTCAGGTAAGATAGAGCTATATAACTTAAAGTATGAGGAAAAAGGATTAGACCCACTACCTGTTTATAGAAGACCATCACAACCGGAGCCAGGAAAATATAGATTTATACTTGGAAGACATGCTTGGAATACTCATGCCGGTACTCAAAATAATGGCTATCTACATCAGATAGAAAAAGAAAACATCCTTTGGATTAATACTAAAGAGGCACTAAGGTTAGGTATCAAAAACGGTGATTACGTTATTGTCAAAAGTAAGGTTGGTGAGCAGAAGGTCAAGGCTTATGTGACTGAGAAGATAAGGCCTGACTGTGTATTTTACTCTCACGGTTTTGGCAGAATTTCAAAAGGATTATCCCTTGTTTACAATAAAGGTGCATCTCAAGCTGCAATTTTGGAAGATAAGATTGAGCCAATTTCAGGAAATGCTGCAATGCACGAAACCTTTGTTGAAATAAAAAAGGCGTAA